The following coding sequences are from one Betaproteobacteria bacterium window:
- a CDS encoding acetyl-CoA C-acetyltransferase, protein MAYPAPVYLVDGARTPFLKARGGPGPFAAADLAVQAGRALLLRQPFLPAHLDEVILGCAAPSPDETNIGRLVALRLGCGPRVPGWTVMRNCASGLQAIDSAAANIVAGRADLVLAGGVDALSRAPLLYGDTMVRWFAALQGLKSPTARLAHFLKLRPAALFAPVVGLLKGLTDPMVGLLMGQTAENLAARFAISRQAMDDYALRSHQRALAGRAAGHFAEIVPLVDAAGRIYGEDDGVREDASAAGMARPGPFFDRPHGRITAANSSQVSDGAAWLLLASQAAVERWKLDPLGRLVDVRWAGLEPDSMGFGPVCAATPLLIDNDLTLAEVDAWEINEAFAAQVLACLAAWCSEPWCREELGLERAFGAPDEQVLNVDGGAIALGHPVGASGARIVLHLLHVLRRRGGRRGVATLCIGGGMGGAALVETL, encoded by the coding sequence ATGGCCTACCCCGCACCCGTCTATCTGGTCGATGGTGCCCGCACGCCCTTCCTCAAGGCCCGGGGCGGGCCTGGGCCCTTTGCCGCTGCGGACCTCGCCGTCCAGGCGGGGAGGGCGCTGCTGCTGCGACAGCCCTTCCTGCCCGCCCACCTCGATGAAGTGATCCTGGGCTGTGCCGCCCCCTCGCCGGACGAGACCAATATCGGCCGCCTGGTGGCCCTGCGCCTGGGTTGCGGACCCCGGGTGCCGGGCTGGACGGTCATGCGCAATTGCGCTTCGGGCCTGCAGGCCATCGATTCGGCCGCCGCCAATATCGTCGCTGGGCGGGCCGATCTGGTTCTCGCCGGCGGGGTCGACGCCCTCTCCCGGGCGCCGCTGCTCTATGGCGACACCATGGTGCGCTGGTTCGCCGCCCTGCAGGGTCTCAAGTCCCCGACGGCCAGGCTCGCCCATTTCCTGAAACTGCGGCCGGCGGCCCTGTTCGCGCCGGTGGTGGGTTTGCTCAAGGGCCTCACCGATCCCATGGTCGGCCTTCTCATGGGGCAGACGGCGGAAAACCTGGCGGCCCGCTTCGCCATCAGTCGTCAGGCCATGGACGACTACGCCCTGCGCAGCCACCAGCGGGCCTTGGCTGGGCGGGCGGCAGGCCACTTCGCCGAAATCGTTCCCCTGGTGGATGCGGCAGGCCGGATTTACGGCGAGGACGACGGGGTGCGGGAGGATGCCAGCGCGGCCGGCATGGCGCGCCCGGGGCCTTTCTTCGACCGGCCCCACGGTCGCATCACCGCCGCCAACAGCTCCCAGGTCAGCGACGGCGCCGCCTGGCTGCTGCTGGCTTCACAAGCTGCCGTCGAGCGCTGGAAGCTGGACCCCCTGGGTCGCCTGGTCGATGTCCGCTGGGCGGGGCTAGAACCGGACTCCATGGGCTTTGGACCGGTCTGCGCGGCGACGCCGCTCCTGATCGACAACGACCTCACCCTGGCCGAGGTCGATGCCTGGGAGATCAACGAGGCCTTCGCCGCCCAGGTGCTCGCCTGTCTCGCGGCCTGGTGTTCGGAACCCTGGTGCCGTGAGGAACTCGGACTGGAGCGGGCTTTTGGCGCCCCGGACGAACAGGTGCTCAACGTCGATGGTGGCGCCATCGCCCTGGGTCATCCGGTGGGGGCCTCCGGGGCGCGCATCGTCCTCCACCT